DNA from Chionomys nivalis chromosome 11, mChiNiv1.1, whole genome shotgun sequence:
TGATTTGATGGTCATGAACTAGCTTAGTtgattcttttcattcttctttttttctttcatttctatcttTCTTCTCCAGGTCATGAGGTCATGAATCTGATTCATCTGCTTGTTCTTTCAGGTAATTGATCATATTTTGCTGGAAAACCTTTGACATCATCACCTAGAATTTACCTATTTCAGTAACTTTGAGTTCAATagttgaggaggaggaggaggaggaggataagaaggaggaggagtcatGCTGTCTtgctttttcatgttttctgCATCTCTTTGCTGGGAGTTGCACATCTGCCAGTTTGAAGCTTCTCAAGAGCTGTGAGAACGTGGGAAACAACTCTAGATAGCATTGGAAGCCGCTGGGGTGGTTTGAAAAGTTTTGGTGGAATGTAGATGTCTTCAGGTCCTTTTGGTGTGTGAGTCAGATAACTTCAGGGTTTATCTGTCTAGTGTTTCTTTGTGGTAGAAATGACCTGTATATTGGTGAGAGTGTGGTGTTGAAACCACCCACTGTTCCTGTGTTGGAGCCAATCTTTGGTTTTAGATCTGTTAATGAAATTTGGTGCCTCAGGATTTGGTGCATATATGTCTAGTAGATTAAAATTTATCTTAACTTACTTTTGACTTTCTTATCTTAAAGTTGGAAAGAAGAAGTGAATCACCTCCAGTCACCCATTTTTCTGACGATtccctgattttaaaaaattatttatttaatgtgcatgggcattttgcttctgtgtgtgtctgtgtaccacatgcatgtagagcttgcagaggccagaaggggtgtCAAATCCCCTTGAACTGGGACTACAGATGATTCCTTGTGAGCTATTATGTAGAGCCTCAGAATAGAATGTAGGTCCCTGGAAGGCAACTGCTAAATCTATGAAAATGGTAGAACTACTGAGAATGTGTTGCAGAGATAAAGACGTATTAAACCTCCAGTGTCACTCCCTGACACTTTTAACAACATTCTTTTGGAGGATTGTTGAGGGAGGATGCAGGGCAACTGCCTTGTAGCAGTGCCCTGAATGCAATACCTACTCACTCCATGTTCATTATTATCATAACATTGAAGGGAACAGGCAAAAGCATCTTGTGCTAagtactgccattttgacttcagactccattttatCTGTAGGGTGGCACAAAGTTCAGGAGCTCAGGCCTTAGGGGAGCTGAGAACTTTGCAATGACTGATCCACCTTTAGACAATATAAATAGTCTGTTATGCCCCCCTTAATTCCCTAAAGTATCATGGCTGTTCCtaacagcaaagaaaaaatggATCTGACTGGGTGGACTGAAAACGTTACATTTGTGTCAGTTGACAATGATGGAATGCATAGGGATAGTCCCTAGTCTTCGACTCTTGATTGTTAAAATTGTCCCTCTAACTTGGAACAGTtgagtttatatttttatgcttATAAATCCCCCTTCAGCCCCTGTCAGAGCTGCCAGGAAAAGCAAGACTCCTGAGTCCTTGTCCTGCAGCACTGTCAATCAGTGAACCCACTTATGTGTGATTTATTAAAGTCTTTGAaacctataattttttttctctttattttaacaGAGTGGCaccagcgtgctaatgaactccacgtaaaacctgagagggcttaaaaaggacacagaatttaagacagctttttgctgtttgtgggttgtgagcggcaaagaaattgtcctgactcagcaacaggaaaaaactggctgttttaaaatgcgggCTTtttgggctgtgccgccatcacgatctctctctggctcctgcagaagaaagagcttttgaatggagcatttggagtaaagtgctatggcttgcttgatggcaatgtggactgctgtgtgcctggaactgtgtgtggctcaggggcatcaaatggctctgaggcaggagggctcagctccgccgtgctgaactgtgctggtctcaagcaggaactaccgtaattaccataataacagcgcagttaaggtttagactgggcaggacacaggcagtaccataatacctctaaatggtgcaacttaggtttttaagaagtgcttaacattttaagaaatgctccttgatagtaaaaaaaattacagattcacaatagaactgattcagacactgttggatgaatgtacgtaggcttgagagagagaaatatatatatatatatatatatatatatataaagaataaagttaatgtcttaaaaaagggtaaagtctttaaagagacagagtacagatagttatagattaaaagaaataaagaaaaataagccacgtaaaaatggaaaattcacagagagtctggattctttgtattattgtgttttctttaaaatttttgactgtaaaggagataagtacagagagacatttcattatatgggctgccagaatggatataagggtattatgatttcagaatatgggtctaaggatatgatgctttggagagggtcttcttttgttttcacagaggatgagactctttggattgcgtctataccaatatggtatgatagaccacgccctcctgaaaggttgctgtgaacaccttcagaaaattacttcactcaactgccgactgagatgaccctgacacacaggttacaccatgaaagatctgaatacagcgcccccattcagcaggaagcaatttggagaaaaaaactgcagccatgttcccaaatattgtttataaatgttcttttacatttaaagggggatatgatatagatatgaataatttgcattggtgtggattttaaggtcagttttgttatatgtatatgcatatttctaatcttgattaaggtattgtgaatgtgtagttcatttaaaaatgtaatgtataattaggaaatataggttgctaatggataatcatcaataatagtcaagcttgtagtcatgttagattttctagatatatagagatatatttcagttggataggcattcttcatatctttcaaagactacagaatatggcattttaagtgttttaataacttaggacttttcatgacaatgagacacgtctgttcctggcagcaccaatctacttcaagaggaagatgggcaccgaagaggctccttaaggagtttgatagccatttgggcaagaaactgctcttgcctggactgttgcataaactggacacagagaacccgcagaaagaggactgctgaacttgcctaaaggtgagatggttttttggggttcctgactcatgaaagagtctgcgagacattctgcaggacacagcaaaaagtcactgaactgtctttggaatttcctgcttgatgaaaatgtctgctggatactatgggcctgaaggctgaagatggatgccccaacagtacaaaagaattttaaatgactgtccaggcagcaagatgtctctgtcatttctagagtttgaagtttcttatttcttgtttacttaggtaatattatatccttctggagtctttgatggatttgaagaatggttagttatagttatagttttccttagttatgataaaagataaaatagatataaatattataactgtaattcttgcttgataactgttttgctatatgtaatcttactatgttaaaatgaaagcctttctttttcgtttaaacagaaaaaggggaagtgatggaggtgggtcttgtattaatctgttgttttcattggttaattaataaagaaactgcctaggcccatttgataggccaacccttaggtgggtggagtaaacagaacagaatgctgggagaaagaagccgagtcagacggtcgccatgattctcccactccagacagacgcaggttaagatctttcctggtaagccagctcgtggtactacatagaatattagaaatgggttagatcaatatgtaagagctagccaataagaggctggaactaatgggccatgcagtgattaaaagaatacagtttccgtgtaattattttggggcataagctagtcgggCGGGCagctgggtggcgggatgcagccccgccgctcttattacaacatattttattctttttaaattaagattccgccttctccccgtttcccatttccctccccctcctcccacacgtcgcccctccccccactctcctccccctctccccattcatctccccttacccccactccattccccctccctctcaagactAAAGACCTATAATTGTTATCTCTCCCTTCCTCATGGCACACAACAGACAGGGTGAGACAATGTGAGCGAAACTATAAAGAACTCTGATTTAGAAAAGGAAGCAGTCAAAAACTAAAATTCAGCAGTGGTCTTGGATGCCAAAGCTCTTTCCATCACAGTCTCCCAGTCTTCAAATGCATAGTGTGCAATGATCCAAGTAGGAAAGGAGTAAAGGTACAAGAAGACCCACTCAGTGGGACGGGGTCATAATGTCTTTGCTAAGTGTTCACGTCATACCTTGATCTTTCAATCAGtcactcattcaacaaatatttgaagtTGTAACATAACCACAAAGTGGGTAAATGTTTAGACAAATGGAATGTGCATAGTTGCATGTTCCCTCTGTCTTTGGTTTTGACAGGAACTCAggattttagaaagaaagaaaatatatgggCTATGTAATATATGTCTTGTTACAGGGTAAGACAAAGTAGGAGTGTGTTCAAGAAAACATTTGGATAGATGACAAACAAGATTAGGGCAAACACATATTCCAGGGAGAGTAAATAAGCTGGATTCCTAGAAACTACTGTGGAAATAAATTTGTGTATGATTCTCTGGATTCTGTAAAATTTGAGTTCATTTAGGGAAGATAATCATGATCAAAGCGAGTATGATGACCCCAAAGAAGGGATCATATCcatttcttgtcttctttctttttttaaattttgccattttaaaatttattttttatttaatatttcagtacaatatatttgattatattaTTCCCCTTcatcagctcctcccagatcctccccatctTTTTACCCATCCAACTTCACGTTAGTGGCTAGGCTCACAATCCAAGCATCCCTTTTCTGTTAAGTATAACATCTACAAATTCTTTGGAAACCATCCCAGCACTGTACACTCATAGGTTACTAATTCTTCAAGatctcatttttataattttgctttaTTAATCCTGGGtgggtatttaaattttttcaggcAAAACAAGTATCATTGTACTGATTTCTTTATTAGAATTAATGTAAACTGAGATCAAGAAGTATGTCTTGACATAGGTGATGGCAGCAAGCATTTTAAGTATTTGGGGAAGGTATTATTACCCTACCCAGTAAAGATGCTGAGGCACAGAAAGACTATGGCAGGCTACATGTGTGGCAAGGCTAACCTGGAGTTGAGCCCTCCTAAATACAGCTGCAATGTTCCACCCACTGACACATTCATCCCAGATCATAACTGGAGAAGGGTTAGGATAAGCCTTAAGTAAAATGTAAGAAACAGCTGGATTTAGGGTCCAGCTGCAAGGATCACTATGTGTAGAAACTCTCTGCAACTATATTCGTCTGAATACACCGATTTACTCCTTGTCATCATTTTCATCTTGTACAACCAGCTAACCCTATTAAATGTTTGGTAAGATAGAATATGAATCTCTGAATATCAAAGTTAATTATATCTATTTCATAACTCTATCTCATCAACTAGGatgttaataatatatattaggtgctcaataaatatttgtgagcAGTAGAGAGACAGGAAAGTGCGTACTTATACAGCAATGACCAAGGTCAGTTGCTAAGGCTCTGTTTTCACTGTTTCCCAACGTTGTCtcatattaataaactttggaaccTGAGGTCAACACCTGTCTGTCTTCTCCATCATCCCTCCCAAAAGTAGGCGGATCAACTTTCTCgttacataaatgtgtgtgttccAAAGTTTCGGTGATGCTAGTGATCCAGAAGCCTCTAACTATGGGTTTCTCTATATTTAGCCCCAGCAGAAGCTTGGATGGTGTTTCTGGGTTCTTCCAAGTAGTCTTCCTGCTCAGCCTATTTCTGGTGCTTTTCAAGGCAGTCCAGTTCTACTTAAGAAGGCAGTGGCTGCTCAAGACACTCCAGAAGttcccatccactccttcccATTGGCTTTGGGGGCACCACCAGAAggtaggaagaagggaaagagtggAAGGACATGAAAAGCTGGCGCTCTGATAGTTTAGTTTCAGGCCATGGGGCAGTTTGCTGTGTGATGAGCATGTGGTTTCTGAATGAAGAATATTCATTGTACTTCTAAGAGTGAGCTTGCCTTAACCATGAGGAGCACATACCTTTTAAGAATATGTGTGTTGTCAATAGACTCAGGATGTACAAGGGCATGGGAAAAGAGCCTGTCCTTATGGAGTGGGTGAGTGATGTTGGGTACACAGAACAACTATCTAGGTTTGTTAAGACTGAGAGAGCTTCTAGACATGATGATTTGGGGGCCATGTTATGTATCAGTTTCCTCCGAGATTAAAACTGTCCTTTTTGGAGGGAAACTTGTGATTACAGTACAGGATGTTCTAAAGAGAGGTAAAACATCCCATTCAGAAAGGAAGCCCCGAAGTTACTGGAAGTTCTGTGGGGAGGTGAAACATCCCATCCTGTAGTAGAAGTCCTTAAGTTCCGGAAGCAAGCAACTCAAAGGCTTCCAAAAGTCCCTGAATCTGGCTGGATTCACTAGTCTCCTCCACCCTCAAGTGTGCATAAGCAGTAAGGATGGCTGGCTTCTGCTAGCCCTCAGTAGAGTGCAGTTTGGTAAGGGGCAGTATGAAGAGGTCCTCAGTGAGGATCACACACTGGTCACATTTAAGAATAGATAAATTTAGAGCTCCTACAGGATGCTGAGGCTCTTATCCCCATAACTTCTTTATGGAACAATAGCTGCATAACTTCTTTATGGATCATCAGCTCCATCTAACAAGACTTCAAGATCTGGCCAGGGAAATACTTGGACACAGCAAATGTCTGgatgaaagaaaagacagattgTCAAACTGACCCAAaattctgtctgtttttctgaACATCAGAGGCTATGTCCCTGCGATagtcctgcctctcccctatcaAACAAAATACTAGATGTAAAAGaataatttcattaatttgtCTTTTTCCTGGTATCTGCTCCAAAAGGATAAGGACCTCCAGCAGATTCTTTCCTGGGTAGAGAAATTCCCAAGCGCCTGCTTACAGTGGCTCTCGGGGAGTCGTGCACGAGTTATGCTCTATGACCCTGACTATGTGAAGGTGATTCTGGGGCGATCAGGTAAGAGTTCCATAGTTTCCTTGCACTGCAGCATGTCTACCACCCAACGTTCATACCCCAAACGTTCATACCCCAAGTCTGTGGCATTTTAGAAAAGAGTGACATTCAGCCATTGATGTCTAACTGGTATCTGCTACCGTTCTCCTTGTCCAGAGGAGAACATATGATTAAAAAATATAGTTCTCAACACTTAAAATAGCTGCACAgggcttaatttcttttttcttattttttcttttgaaacaaatTGAGTCAATGTGTTTTACAAATTTCCCTGTAGATGAAGAACAAATTTTATATCTAGAAACCTGGATTCAAAATCTCTAATTGCTTACTTATCTGGGACAAATGAACTAAATCATAGCCCATTGTAGAGAAAACTCAAGtctttttgtcattgtttggCTTTGAGAGGTGTTTGGTGTGTTTTATAAACATCATGGTGACAGAGACATTCAGCTGCTGGTGCAATGAAGTCTGTCTTCCTAAACTCACATAACTGGCAAAGATAGAAAGGAATGGGAAGCAGTGAGAAGTGAGAAGGAAAAACTGCCAGCAGAAATTCACCAAGAACTAATAGCATGGTTGCTAAAATGGCTCAGCTGGTCAAGGGGTTTGCTGCtgaagcctgatgatctgagtttgagccctgaaACCCACACTGAAAGTGAGAAGAAGGAACCAACTCCACAGTTGTCTTCTGAACACCAGACACTGAGGCaagtgcacacacgcacgcacgcacgcacacacacatttataaaataagtttaaaattctgaaaaactGAAGAATTCATAAAAACTTGCAGTTTGAACAATATCTTGTTTATCTGGTCTGCAATATCTATGTTACTTTTCAGATCCAAAGGCTTCTGGTATTTACCAATTAGTTGTTCCCTGGATTGGtaagtatattaaaataaataatgtgttttCCTGCTTGATCTTTGGCTAATTGAGAACAATAGGTGCCTGGCCACAAGTATCATGATCCCTCCCTAAATAAGgctttatttctcttcttctagTCAGTCCTTAGTCCTTCCTACTGCTGGTGTAAGTGTTCATGATATCCAGTTTCTGCCATGTCTTATCTTCAGACATTCATGGCCAGACATTTATATATGTCCCTTGATCTGATACCAACCCGTTTCATCCTTTATCTCACTTTTTCTAAGTCACAGAAGATTTCTTAGACAAACTTGGAGTCTCACTTTCCCTGTTTTTGGCTAAGAAATCCCACCATTACTGGAATTTCCTTTCCTTATTCCATCCCAATGAATCTGACCAAATGATCCCAGAGGTACCCTTGATTCCACTTCTACTGGACACATTCACATACCAGTCTCTGGCCCAGGCTACGGTTTGCTTCTGTTGAATGGGAAGAAGTGGTTCCAGCACCGGCGGATGTTGACTCCAGCCTTCCATTATGACATCCTCAAACCCTACATCAGAATCATGGTGGAATCCGTCAATACAATGCTAGTGAGTTGCTCtggttcttttccatttctttacatCCACTCATAGCACACTCACGATGACCTCACTCCAAACAATTTTCAGACAGTCTCATAGAATAATAACTCATGCTATAAAGTAAGTGTTCCACAAATGCATAAATTGGAGAGCTAATATTTATCAGAGTGGACAACACTCTTGAGAGAGCACTGTGATAAGAACATGACCAAGTATTTACCACAGAGGATAAAACACCGTGCAGCAGAGACTGTTCATCTTTGGCTGGACCGGACAGTGGAGCTTCAAGATGTTATGGGACAAGAATGTCTTGGACCAAGGGCTTCTGCATAATCTTGAGTGAGCTACAAACAAAGTAAACACAAGGTCCACACTCTCACATTCATCTCTGACATACCATCACCTTTATTAGGCCTAATTTCTGTTCTCACCATGTTTAGCAAACTTTTGATAAGTGAAACAGAATTAAACCAATCACAAGTCATGTTCATTTAGGCCCACAGCTTCTTTCCCTCCACACATTTTATGACTATATTAGTGTCTGCACTAATTTTTCAAGTCTAATTCACTCTCAGAAACAGAAGGGGCCTTTTTTGTAAACTAAAAgattatatgttttaaaaacaaacaaacaataactgGACCCCATGAGAGagcagtttgttttcttaaaaggtTTGGAAGAAGTAGGCATCAGACTACAAACATTCGCTTCACGCCTTTAATTTGCTACAGACATATGCTCTTGATGGTGAGGTACTCCAGACTGATTATCTGtagaaaaattgaaaaatcttAGCCTGAACACAGGTCTTCTGAAGAAAACACTTGTTTCATTGTCACCACAGGAAAAATGGGAGAAGCTTGACGGACCGGACCACTCTCTGGACGTCTTTCACTACATCTCCATGATGACACTGGACACTGTTATGAAGTGTGCTTTCAGTTACCAGGGCAGTGTCCAGTTGGATGAGTGAGTGAAACCTTCATTTGTAGTCTTTGGTCTTACCAATCTGTTGGGGCTTAGTAAGAGGTACATGGTATCGAAGACAGTTGCCTCTATAGAAAGCTAGGTTCTTACCCAGGCCTAGGCCAAGCTCTAATTTCAAGCCAACCCCAACAAGACACAGTAGAACCCTAGCAAGTGTAGAGCTCATTCTCTAAATGCTCAAGGATTCAAATATCTATAAGACACAAGTGATGTGGGCCTTGGTGTTGCGTGTCCACAGTTGAAAGGATGACAATAGAGCCCAATCTATTCTTGGGTCAGACAGTCCCATAACCAGTATATTGTAACTCTTATCCTCAGAAACTCCAGGTCCTACACTAAGGCTGTTGAGGATCTGAACAACCTGACTTTCCATCGAATAAGGAGTGTCTTTTTTTGGAATAACACCATCTACAAAATGTCCTCTGATGGCCGTTTGTTCTACCATGCCTGCCAGCTTGCGCATGAGCACACAGGTTCTGACTTTCcacccctttcttcctttatcaGGCTCACTGCAAAGATATGATTATAGATCTCAGACACAGTGAGTCTACTAGAAGCCTCTGTAGGACTCATGTTAGTCACTACTGAGATATAACTTCTGGGAGCTAGAATTACAAGAATTCCCAGTTTCATTGCATTGCATTGGTGACACTGCAGGAGATCCATCCACGCAGATTGGGCTCAGGGATCCTGTGAATTATAGAAGCTCTGAGATCTCTCTGACAAATGCTATCACGGGGTAGATGGAGTGATCAAGATGAGGAAAGCTCAGCTTCAGAACGAGGAAGAGCTGGAGAAACTCAAGAAGAAGAGGCGCTTGGATTTCTTGGACATCCTTTTGCTTTCCAAAGTGAGTGGAGTTCAGGGATGAGGTTTGATCCGGAAACACAGATTAGATACCAACGTTGCTCTTACCACTGCCTTTACTCAGatggaggatgggaagagcttgTCTGATGAGGACCTGCGTGCAGAGGTGGACACATTCATGTTCGAGGGCCATGACACCACAGCCAGTGGACTCTCCTGGATCTTCTATGCTCTGGCCACACACCCTGAGCACCAACAGAGATGCAGGGAGGAGGTGCAAAGTGTCCTGGGTGATGGAACTTCTGTCACCTGGTGAGAGAAACTCAAGATGAAGGAGAACCCTGCCTGCTTATAAGAGAGATCTtttctaaattgttttctttttctttcttcttctttcacaTAACACACCCTGACAcagcctctcctccttctctgcttcctgtccctttcccacctctccacTTTGCCACTCCCCTAGACCCACTAATTCTCCATTtgttttcagaaaagaacaggcctccaagTGATGTC
Protein-coding regions in this window:
- the LOC130883493 gene encoding cytochrome P450 4A14-like isoform X1, giving the protein MGFSIFSPSRSLDGVSGFFQVVFLLSLFLVLFKAVQFYLRRQWLLKTLQKFPSTPSHWLWGHHQKVGRRERDKDLQQILSWVEKFPSACLQWLSGSRARVMLYDPDYVKVILGRSDPKASGIYQLVVPWIGYGLLLLNGKKWFQHRRMLTPAFHYDILKPYIRIMVESVNTMLEKWEKLDGPDHSLDVFHYISMMTLDTVMKCAFSYQGSVQLDENSRSYTKAVEDLNNLTFHRIRSVFFWNNTIYKMSSDGRLFYHACQLAHEHTDGVIKMRKAQLQNEEELEKLKKKRRLDFLDILLLSKMEDGKSLSDEDLRAEVDTFMFEGHDTTASGLSWIFYALATHPEHQQRCREEVQSVLGDGTSVTWEHLDQMPYTTMCIKEAMRLYPPVPGVSRELNTPVTFPDGRSLPKGITVAISIYGLHHNPRFWPNPEVFDPSRFAPDSSRHSYAFLPFSGGARNCIGKQFAMNEMKVAVALTLLRFELLPDPTRIPVPMLRLVLKSKDGIHLRLKKLR
- the LOC130883493 gene encoding cytochrome P450 4A14-like isoform X7, with translation MGFSIFSPSRSLDGVSGFFQVVFLLSLFLVLFKAVQFYLRRQWLLKTLQKFPSTPSHWLWGHHQKVGRRERDKDLQQILSWVEKFPSACLQWLSGSRARVMLYDPDYVKVILGRSDPKASGIYQLVVPWIGYGLLLLNGKKWFQHRRMLTPAFHYDILKPYIRIMVESVNTMLEKWEKLDGPDHSLDVFHYISMMTLDTVMKCAFSYQGSVQLDELSSDGRLFYHACQLAHEHTDGVIKMRKAQLQNEEELEKLKKKRRLDFLDILLLSKMEDGKSLSDEDLRAEVDTFMFEGHDTTASGLSWIFYALATHPEHQQRCREEVQSVLGDGTSVTWEHLDQMPYTTMCIKEAMRLYPPVPGVSRELNTPVTFPDGRSLPKGITVAISIYGLHHNPRFWPNPEVFDPSRFAPDSSRHSYAFLPFSGGARNCIGKQFAMNEMKVAVALTLLRFELLPDPTRIPVPMLRLVLKSKDGIHLRLKKLR
- the LOC130883493 gene encoding cytochrome P450 4A14-like isoform X6, whose amino-acid sequence is MGFSIFSPSRSLDGVSGFFQVVFLLSLFLVLFKAVQFYLRRQWLLKTLQKFPSTPSHWLWGHHQKIKTDKDLQQILSWVEKFPSACLQWLSGSRARVMLYDPDYVKVILGRSDPKASGIYQLVVPWIGYGLLLLNGKKWFQHRRMLTPAFHYDILKPYIRIMVESVNTMLEKWEKLDGPDHSLDVFHYISMMTLDTVMKCAFSYQGSVQLDENSRSYTKAVEDLNNLTFHRIRSVFFWNNTIYKMSSDGRLFYHACQLAHEHTDGVIKMRKAQLQNEEELEKLKKKRRLDFLDILLLSKMEDGKSLSDEDLRAEVDTFMFEGHDTTASGLSWIFYALATHPEHQQRCREEVQSVLGDGTSVTWEHLDQMPYTTMCIKEAMRLYPPVPGVSRELNTPVTFPDGRSLPKGITVAISIYGLHHNPRFWPNPEVFDPSRFAPDSSRHSYAFLPFSGGARNCIGKQFAMNEMKVAVALTLLRFELLPDPTRIPVPMLRLVLKSKDGIHLRLKKLR
- the LOC130883493 gene encoding cytochrome P450 4A14-like isoform X5: MGFSIFSPSRSLDGVSGFFQVVFLLSLFLVLFKAVQFYLRRQWLLKTLQKFPSTPSHWLWGHHQKYEEDKDLQQILSWVEKFPSACLQWLSGSRARVMLYDPDYVKVILGRSDPKASGIYQLVVPWIGYGLLLLNGKKWFQHRRMLTPAFHYDILKPYIRIMVESVNTMLEKWEKLDGPDHSLDVFHYISMMTLDTVMKCAFSYQGSVQLDENSRSYTKAVEDLNNLTFHRIRSVFFWNNTIYKMSSDGRLFYHACQLAHEHTDGVIKMRKAQLQNEEELEKLKKKRRLDFLDILLLSKMEDGKSLSDEDLRAEVDTFMFEGHDTTASGLSWIFYALATHPEHQQRCREEVQSVLGDGTSVTWEHLDQMPYTTMCIKEAMRLYPPVPGVSRELNTPVTFPDGRSLPKGITVAISIYGLHHNPRFWPNPEVFDPSRFAPDSSRHSYAFLPFSGGARNCIGKQFAMNEMKVAVALTLLRFELLPDPTRIPVPMLRLVLKSKDGIHLRLKKLR
- the LOC130883493 gene encoding cytochrome P450 4A14-like isoform X4, with the translated sequence MGFSIFSPSRSLDGVSGFFQVVFLLSLFLVLFKAVQFYLRRQWLLKTLQKFPSTPSHWLWGHHQKDKDLQQILSWVEKFPSACLQWLSGSRARVMLYDPDYVKVILGRSDPKASGIYQLVVPWIGYGLLLLNGKKWFQHRRMLTPAFHYDILKPYIRIMVESVNTMLEKWEKLDGPDHSLDVFHYISMMTLDTVMKCAFSYQGSVQLDENSRSYTKAVEDLNNLTFHRIRSVFFWNNTIYKMSSDGRLFYHACQLAHEHTDGVIKMRKAQLQNEEELEKLKKKRRLDFLDILLLSKMEDGKSLSDEDLRAEVDTFMFEGHDTTASGLSWIFYALATHPEHQQRCREEVQSVLGDGTSVTWEHLDQMPYTTMCIKEAMRLYPPVPGVSRELNTPVTFPDGRSLPKGITVAISIYGLHHNPRFWPNPEVFDPSRFAPDSSRHSYAFLPFSGGARNCIGKQFAMNEMKVAVALTLLRFELLPDPTRIPVPMLRLVLKSKDGIHLRLKKLR
- the LOC130883493 gene encoding cytochrome P450 4A14-like isoform X2; protein product: MGFSIFSPSRSLDGVSGFFQVVFLLSLFLVLFKAVQFYLRRQWLLKTLQKFPSTPSHWLWGHHQKVGRRERDLQQILSWVEKFPSACLQWLSGSRARVMLYDPDYVKVILGRSDPKASGIYQLVVPWIGYGLLLLNGKKWFQHRRMLTPAFHYDILKPYIRIMVESVNTMLEKWEKLDGPDHSLDVFHYISMMTLDTVMKCAFSYQGSVQLDENSRSYTKAVEDLNNLTFHRIRSVFFWNNTIYKMSSDGRLFYHACQLAHEHTDGVIKMRKAQLQNEEELEKLKKKRRLDFLDILLLSKMEDGKSLSDEDLRAEVDTFMFEGHDTTASGLSWIFYALATHPEHQQRCREEVQSVLGDGTSVTWEHLDQMPYTTMCIKEAMRLYPPVPGVSRELNTPVTFPDGRSLPKGITVAISIYGLHHNPRFWPNPEVFDPSRFAPDSSRHSYAFLPFSGGARNCIGKQFAMNEMKVAVALTLLRFELLPDPTRIPVPMLRLVLKSKDGIHLRLKKLR
- the LOC130883493 gene encoding cytochrome P450 4A14-like isoform X3; protein product: MGFSIFSPSRSLDGVSGFFQVVFLLSLFLVLFKAVQFYLRRQWLLKTLQKFPSTPSHWLWGHHQKLQKDKDLQQILSWVEKFPSACLQWLSGSRARVMLYDPDYVKVILGRSDPKASGIYQLVVPWIGYGLLLLNGKKWFQHRRMLTPAFHYDILKPYIRIMVESVNTMLEKWEKLDGPDHSLDVFHYISMMTLDTVMKCAFSYQGSVQLDENSRSYTKAVEDLNNLTFHRIRSVFFWNNTIYKMSSDGRLFYHACQLAHEHTDGVIKMRKAQLQNEEELEKLKKKRRLDFLDILLLSKMEDGKSLSDEDLRAEVDTFMFEGHDTTASGLSWIFYALATHPEHQQRCREEVQSVLGDGTSVTWEHLDQMPYTTMCIKEAMRLYPPVPGVSRELNTPVTFPDGRSLPKGITVAISIYGLHHNPRFWPNPEVFDPSRFAPDSSRHSYAFLPFSGGARNCIGKQFAMNEMKVAVALTLLRFELLPDPTRIPVPMLRLVLKSKDGIHLRLKKLR